A region of Paraburkholderia largidicola DNA encodes the following proteins:
- a CDS encoding carbon-nitrogen hydrolase family protein, with translation MQVELAQLALIDSDVAHNTRKVVETIGRADTAGGTKLIVFPETTLSGFPTRENVADVAQTIDGPALSTVRDAARQQGVAVAVGLAERDGNQFYNTTVLVDERGEIALRYRKTHLWASDVGVFTPGDRFETCMWNGLTVGLLICYDIEFPESARAVAALDADLLIVTNGNMDPFGPVHRRAITARAMENQMFALMVNRCGSGDDNLTFPGLSALIDPFGETVLELGSDETVTKTTVDLKRLEASREHYNYLHDARVPLGLVPVEQSNGRRALMVEARRRRTD, from the coding sequence ATGCAGGTAGAACTGGCGCAACTCGCGCTGATCGACAGCGACGTCGCGCACAACACGCGCAAGGTCGTCGAAACGATCGGACGGGCCGACACAGCGGGCGGCACGAAGCTGATCGTGTTCCCCGAAACGACGCTATCCGGTTTTCCGACGCGCGAGAACGTCGCCGACGTCGCGCAGACGATCGACGGCCCCGCGCTGTCCACGGTGCGCGACGCCGCCCGCCAACAAGGGGTCGCCGTCGCAGTGGGCCTCGCCGAGCGCGACGGCAACCAGTTCTACAACACGACAGTGCTGGTCGACGAACGCGGCGAGATCGCACTGCGCTATCGCAAGACGCATCTGTGGGCATCGGATGTAGGCGTATTCACACCCGGCGACCGCTTCGAAACCTGCATGTGGAACGGCCTCACCGTGGGCCTGCTGATCTGCTACGACATCGAATTTCCCGAATCGGCACGTGCCGTCGCGGCGCTCGACGCCGATCTGCTGATCGTCACCAACGGCAACATGGACCCGTTCGGCCCCGTGCATCGACGCGCGATCACGGCCCGCGCGATGGAGAATCAGATGTTCGCGCTGATGGTGAACCGCTGCGGCTCGGGCGACGACAACCTGACGTTCCCCGGTCTCTCCGCGCTGATCGATCCGTTCGGCGAGACGGTGCTCGAACTGGGCAGCGACGAGACGGTGACGAAAACAACCGTCGATCTCAAGCGGCTCGAAGCAAGCCGCGAGCACTACAACTATTTGCACGATGCACGCGTGCCGCTTGGCCTCGTGCCCGTCGAACAGTCGAATGGCCGTCGTGCGTTGATGGTCGAAGCGCGCCGCCGCCGCACCGACTGA
- a CDS encoding response regulator transcription factor yields MDFEWRDLAFHREIGSAIDALDGPHFWARLTRVLERHVGFDSWVALRFKRDAPPLVLAEQAMPDGKIDLMFQDYLAALYQLDPFYLAAFETQASGFYTLADVAPDNFRMTEYYQRYFKKNIVGDEVHFNVVIDRDHTMGFSLGKTSRYDEREIALLTLYSPWVLALMQQRLRFERFVGEEEPRATGGEEADLHARFGMLTGKNGRGALTAREIEVAMLSLSGFSSRAIAEKLSISFETVRAHKKHIYAKLGVGSQSELFAMFYEPGRAVEPE; encoded by the coding sequence ATGGACTTCGAATGGCGAGATCTCGCTTTTCATCGGGAGATCGGTTCGGCCATCGACGCCCTCGATGGTCCGCATTTCTGGGCGCGTCTGACGCGTGTGCTCGAAAGGCATGTCGGATTCGACAGCTGGGTCGCACTGCGCTTCAAGCGCGATGCCCCGCCGCTCGTGCTCGCCGAGCAGGCCATGCCCGACGGCAAGATCGACCTGATGTTTCAGGACTATCTGGCCGCGCTCTATCAGCTCGATCCGTTCTATCTCGCCGCGTTCGAAACGCAGGCGTCGGGGTTCTACACGCTCGCCGATGTCGCGCCCGACAACTTCCGGATGACCGAGTACTACCAGCGCTACTTCAAGAAGAACATCGTTGGTGACGAGGTGCATTTCAATGTCGTGATCGATCGCGATCACACGATGGGCTTTTCGCTCGGCAAGACGAGCCGCTACGACGAGCGCGAGATTGCGTTGCTCACGCTGTATTCGCCATGGGTGCTCGCGTTGATGCAACAGCGTTTGCGCTTCGAGAGGTTTGTCGGGGAAGAGGAGCCGCGCGCGACCGGTGGCGAAGAGGCGGATCTGCATGCGCGCTTCGGCATGCTGACAGGCAAGAACGGGCGGGGCGCATTGACCGCGCGCGAGATCGAAGTGGCGATGCTGTCGCTGAGCGGCTTTTCGTCGCGCGCGATCGCGGAGAAGCTGTCGATCTCGTTCGAAACAGTGCGCGCGCACAAGAAGCACATCTACGCGAAGCTCGGTGTCGGATCGCAGTCCGAACTGTTTGCGATGTTTTACGAGCCGGGGAGAGCGGTCGAGCCGGAGTGA